One window of Verrucomicrobiales bacterium genomic DNA carries:
- a CDS encoding polysaccharide biosynthesis/export family protein, with protein MKLPPILQALLSTSAAAESRSAASSPQGFPGSLRFLAFSVLLGLLVGCGGGPGSSTTTPAAASASGQPTSANVTFREGDMAKITFDASTNLNAVVKVQLDGTITMPLIGELKAAGKTAADLRADLMKSYSTLLKGEEITVSLASTTSSVYISGAVLRPGRFPMDRPLTVMDAVMEAGGFDLNRAKPSGVTVFRVEDGKQKSYKIDMRKVLNGHQQDLFYLKPFDTIHVPEKTFNF; from the coding sequence ATGAAACTGCCCCCCATCCTCCAGGCTCTGCTCTCCACTTCCGCCGCCGCTGAATCCAGGTCAGCCGCATCCAGCCCGCAGGGGTTCCCAGGAAGCCTTCGATTCCTTGCTTTCTCAGTCCTGCTAGGGCTGCTGGTCGGATGTGGCGGGGGACCGGGATCTTCGACGACAACGCCAGCGGCCGCGTCGGCCAGCGGTCAGCCTACCAGCGCCAACGTGACGTTCCGGGAGGGTGACATGGCGAAAATCACGTTCGATGCCAGCACCAACCTGAACGCCGTGGTCAAAGTGCAGCTGGATGGCACCATTACCATGCCGCTCATTGGTGAATTGAAGGCCGCCGGAAAAACGGCCGCCGACCTCCGCGCGGACCTCATGAAATCCTACTCGACTCTGCTCAAGGGCGAGGAAATCACGGTCTCGTTGGCTTCCACCACCTCCAGCGTCTACATCTCCGGGGCGGTGCTCCGTCCCGGCCGATTCCCGATGGACCGGCCTCTCACCGTCATGGACGCAGTCATGGAAGCGGGCGGCTTCGACCTCAACCGAGCCAAGCCCAGTGGAGTTACCGTTTTTCGCGTCGAGGACGGCAAGCAAAAGAGCTACAAGATCGACATGCGAAAGGTTCTGAACGGCCACCAGCAGGATCTGTTCTATCTGAAACCCTTCGACACCATTCACGTGCCGGAGAAGACGTTCAATTTTTAA
- a CDS encoding outer membrane beta-barrel protein — protein sequence MMQRSSFPRMAGVWGCFAAGLAGVPLAGWSQEALRSAVIGDRSYTTRSAPLQNPEEYHIAGPLSYRLGLSYSLEWMDNVFHADTNKESDFAHTPQLDFDARWQITQESMLHFGTGISYRKYQETEGQDRLGVTPNSELAWDIRVKDWVFTLYDRFNYSQDVISQGTLTGIAAFPRFENTAGVRASWRPNAFGVQLGYGHENYFSSSSQFTYLDRTSEQFFSRFGYSFAAQTEAGLEVTGGLVNYSDTVQSDNQNVSVGPFVSWQVTKAISLDLRGGYVTYDFDPSDLQANPQQLNSYYAGLGARYQITQHIVDTLDINKEVQQALNQGGQFIEQLTIRNGIGWAFHKHATFGGDVFYTRGKEPRVGFEDRYHQLGFGTTVRYEITDNLAPSLRYSYARRNSNQSGRDYVVNSVVFSITYRF from the coding sequence ATGATGCAGCGTTCCTCGTTTCCACGGATGGCAGGGGTTTGGGGCTGTTTTGCGGCGGGCCTGGCAGGAGTGCCGCTCGCCGGCTGGTCCCAGGAGGCCCTGAGGTCGGCAGTCATTGGCGACCGGTCCTACACCACTCGCTCCGCTCCCCTTCAGAACCCGGAGGAATACCACATCGCCGGCCCGCTGAGCTATCGGCTCGGGCTCAGTTATTCGCTCGAGTGGATGGACAACGTGTTCCATGCCGACACAAATAAGGAGTCGGACTTCGCACACACCCCACAGCTCGATTTTGACGCCCGCTGGCAAATCACCCAAGAATCGATGCTGCATTTCGGCACCGGGATCTCCTATCGGAAATACCAGGAGACCGAAGGTCAGGATCGCCTGGGGGTGACCCCCAACTCAGAACTGGCCTGGGATATCCGCGTCAAGGATTGGGTGTTTACCCTCTACGACCGTTTCAACTACTCCCAAGACGTTATTTCCCAAGGCACGCTGACCGGGATCGCCGCGTTCCCTAGGTTTGAGAACACGGCCGGTGTGCGAGCATCCTGGCGCCCCAACGCCTTCGGAGTTCAGCTCGGCTATGGACATGAGAATTACTTCAGCAGCTCCTCTCAATTTACCTACCTGGACCGGACATCCGAACAGTTTTTCAGTCGCTTTGGCTATAGCTTCGCCGCACAAACCGAGGCGGGTTTGGAGGTCACTGGCGGCTTGGTCAACTACTCGGACACCGTCCAATCGGATAACCAAAACGTCAGCGTCGGCCCGTTCGTCAGCTGGCAGGTAACAAAAGCGATCAGCCTCGACCTGCGCGGTGGCTATGTCACTTACGACTTCGACCCGAGCGATCTCCAAGCCAATCCGCAACAATTGAATTCCTACTACGCCGGGCTGGGCGCCCGCTATCAGATCACCCAGCACATCGTGGACACATTGGACATCAACAAAGAGGTCCAGCAGGCTCTGAATCAGGGCGGCCAGTTCATCGAGCAACTGACCATACGAAACGGAATCGGCTGGGCCTTCCACAAGCACGCCACGTTCGGAGGCGACGTTTTCTATACCCGAGGCAAGGAACCACGCGTCGGATTCGAAGACCGGTATCATCAGCTGGGCTTCGGAACCACGGTCCGTTATGAAATCACGGACAACCTGGCACCCAGCCTGCGCTACAGCTACGCCCGAAGGAACTCCAATCAGAGCGGCCGCGACTATGTCGTCAATAGCGTGGTGTTCTCGATCACTTACCGATTTTAA
- a CDS encoding MotA/TolQ/ExbB proton channel family protein → MHASIFLLAANDLAYVWEKATWEGKAIIVVLLFFSIFAWSTMAYKALQMRRARKLNHFFDQEFRSQKHVLEVYDRRVEVPDCPLFMVYHQGCQELEVRLRTPQEGVRKKHVSLKAIEHVKRTLESSVARESLKLESGLILLAIAVSGAPFLGLLGTVWGVMSAFSYVAMAGKADLATMAPGVAAALVTTVAGLLVAIPSMFGYNWLVHNLRVATVELDNFAQELTSKIETEYLLDD, encoded by the coding sequence ATGCACGCTTCTATTTTTTTGTTGGCCGCGAATGACCTCGCCTATGTGTGGGAAAAAGCCACTTGGGAAGGCAAGGCGATCATCGTGGTCTTGTTGTTTTTCTCGATCTTCGCCTGGTCGACCATGGCGTACAAGGCGCTGCAGATGCGTCGGGCGCGGAAGCTGAACCACTTCTTCGACCAGGAGTTTCGTAGTCAGAAGCATGTTCTGGAGGTGTATGACCGTCGGGTCGAGGTTCCCGACTGCCCCTTGTTCATGGTCTATCATCAAGGGTGTCAGGAGCTGGAAGTCCGGCTGCGGACCCCTCAGGAAGGGGTGCGGAAGAAGCATGTCTCCCTGAAGGCGATCGAGCATGTGAAGCGAACTTTGGAATCTTCCGTGGCCCGGGAGTCTTTGAAGCTCGAATCCGGTCTAATTCTCTTGGCGATCGCGGTTAGCGGGGCGCCTTTCCTTGGTTTGCTGGGGACGGTTTGGGGTGTGATGAGCGCCTTTAGCTATGTGGCGATGGCGGGAAAAGCGGATCTGGCGACAATGGCACCGGGTGTGGCGGCGGCCTTGGTCACCACGGTGGCGGGGCTGCTGGTCGCTATTCCGTCGATGTTTGGTTACAACTGGCTGGTGCATAATTTGCGGGTGGCCACGGTGGAGTTGGATAACTTCGCCCAGGAGCTCACGTCCAAGATCGAGACCGAATACTTGTTGGATGACTAG